A region of Polyangiaceae bacterium DNA encodes the following proteins:
- a CDS encoding FAD-dependent oxidoreductase — MSALSAGVHLLQEGGAAAFDVTVLCMEHRLGGKAASWRLPDNRYMEVGFHGVFGYYRELQTLLARAGHPVTDPRWFTSNEGVHLMYEAGARAVNRLDIPAGPLDVGAFFNSGFVGYQGMSFPEKLAAARWMAKTGAKLLLGTVAPELDEHSFTAHCVGTGLDIELTRKSWFKYVLDLAFNFPAEGSAYVGMYGFQRLMGPESSLVYYLNGPLSEVIVAPIARLFVSLGGKIEFCTKATRIELDPSSREVTEIGTKPMAAVQPLAGAVDHVLPIAMAGSYSLEENPYPVGDPAPASTGSERVWRRGTDFDQVISALPVDSLRTLLSTTSDFDQAVLGVPQLRALWALRSVASLSLRLWLPQKVMPSDYATVVMGTPQPCATLIDYTNRVSELANGTWGSVIELEGQEGLHAGLSDQAIVRECLENLAGLPFVDRTKLDVDQVLAQTNGNKWLFRRNTAQHMRYLLMDPGHWKYRPRQDARPYANLTLTGDWVNGTQPTASMEAAVRTGRVAATLLRADAGLPAPVA, encoded by the coding sequence TTGTCGGCGCTCTCGGCCGGTGTGCACCTGTTGCAGGAAGGCGGGGCCGCAGCGTTCGACGTGACCGTGCTCTGCATGGAGCATCGCCTGGGGGGCAAGGCCGCCAGCTGGCGCCTGCCCGACAACCGCTACATGGAGGTCGGGTTCCACGGCGTGTTCGGCTACTACCGCGAGCTCCAGACGCTGCTCGCCCGCGCGGGCCATCCGGTGACCGACCCGCGCTGGTTCACCTCGAACGAAGGCGTCCACCTGATGTACGAGGCCGGCGCGCGCGCGGTGAACCGCCTCGACATCCCAGCCGGCCCCCTCGACGTGGGAGCGTTCTTCAACAGCGGGTTCGTCGGCTACCAGGGGATGAGCTTCCCGGAGAAGCTTGCAGCCGCGCGCTGGATGGCGAAGACGGGAGCCAAGCTGTTGCTCGGCACGGTCGCGCCGGAGCTCGACGAGCACTCGTTCACGGCCCACTGCGTCGGGACCGGCCTGGACATCGAGCTGACCCGGAAGAGCTGGTTCAAGTACGTGCTCGATCTGGCCTTCAACTTCCCGGCGGAGGGCTCGGCCTACGTGGGTATGTACGGCTTCCAGCGGCTGATGGGACCGGAGAGCTCGCTCGTCTACTACCTGAACGGCCCGCTCAGCGAGGTCATCGTCGCGCCCATCGCGCGGCTCTTCGTCTCCCTCGGCGGCAAGATCGAGTTCTGCACCAAGGCCACGCGCATCGAGCTCGACCCGAGCAGCCGAGAGGTCACCGAGATCGGGACGAAGCCCATGGCGGCGGTGCAGCCGCTGGCGGGCGCCGTCGATCACGTGCTGCCCATCGCCATGGCCGGCAGCTACTCCCTGGAGGAGAACCCGTATCCGGTCGGCGATCCCGCGCCGGCGTCCACGGGCAGCGAGCGCGTGTGGCGGCGAGGCACCGACTTCGATCAGGTGATCTCGGCGCTGCCGGTGGACAGCCTGCGCACGCTGCTCTCGACCACTTCGGATTTCGACCAGGCGGTCCTGGGAGTGCCCCAGCTCCGGGCGCTCTGGGCGTTGCGCAGCGTCGCGTCGCTCTCGCTCAGGCTCTGGCTGCCGCAGAAGGTGATGCCCTCGGACTACGCGACGGTGGTGATGGGGACGCCGCAACCGTGCGCGACGCTGATCGACTACACGAATCGCGTGAGTGAGCTGGCCAATGGCACCTGGGGCTCGGTGATCGAGCTCGAGGGGCAGGAGGGGCTGCACGCCGGCCTCTCGGACCAGGCCATCGTGCGCGAGTGCCTCGAGAACCTGGCCGGACTACCGTTCGTCGATCGGACCAAGCTCGACGTGGACCAGGTGCTCGCTCAGACGAACGGCAACAAGTGGCTGTTCCGCCGCAACACGGCCCAGCACATGCGCTACCTGCTGATGGATCCCGGACACTGGAAGTACCGGCCGCGTCAGGACGCGCGGCCGTACGCGAACCTCACGCTCACCGGCGACTGGGTGAACGGCACGCAGCCGACGGCCAGCATGGAGGCCGCGGTGCGCACCGGCCGGGTCGCGGCGACGCTGCTCCGGGCGGACGCGGGGCTGCCGGCGCCGGTGGCCTGA
- a CDS encoding aldo/keto reductase, with protein sequence MRYRLLGKSGLKVSEICLGTMSFGDAWGFGADEATSHRVLDAYAEVGGNFLDTANKYHGGQTEEIVGRWLAGKRNRMVVATKYTLSMDPADPNAAGNHRKNLVHSVEASLRRLGTDFVDLLWVHAWDDYTPYQETMRALDDLVRSGKVLYVGVSDAPAWVVSASNVLAELRGLTAFVGLQIEYSLLQRAPERDLLPMAEAFDLSVLAWGPLGAGVLTGKYTRSGVENDSLRRQGNEQRGRLGDRPLAIARAVDEVADRLGTTSTQVALAWVRAQGYRFLPIVGARKVEQLVDSLGASEVSLSGEELARLDEVSRIELGFPHDFLATSYVRDLVRGETRTRLDGRAAKG encoded by the coding sequence CTGCGTTATCGCCTGCTCGGAAAGTCGGGGCTCAAGGTCTCCGAGATCTGCCTGGGCACCATGAGCTTCGGAGACGCATGGGGCTTCGGCGCGGACGAGGCGACCAGTCACCGCGTGCTCGACGCCTACGCCGAGGTCGGCGGCAACTTCCTGGACACGGCCAACAAGTACCACGGCGGTCAGACCGAGGAGATCGTCGGGCGCTGGCTGGCCGGCAAGCGCAACCGCATGGTGGTCGCCACGAAGTACACGCTCTCGATGGACCCGGCGGATCCCAACGCCGCAGGCAATCATCGGAAGAACCTCGTGCACTCGGTGGAGGCCAGCCTGCGGCGCCTCGGCACCGACTTCGTCGATCTGCTCTGGGTCCACGCCTGGGACGACTACACGCCCTACCAGGAGACCATGCGCGCCCTCGACGATCTGGTGCGCTCCGGCAAGGTGCTCTACGTGGGGGTGAGCGACGCGCCCGCCTGGGTGGTCTCCGCGTCCAACGTGCTGGCGGAGCTGCGCGGGCTCACCGCCTTCGTCGGCTTGCAGATCGAGTACAGCCTGCTCCAGCGCGCGCCGGAGCGCGACCTGTTGCCGATGGCCGAGGCCTTCGACCTGAGCGTCCTGGCCTGGGGACCGCTCGGTGCGGGGGTCCTGACCGGCAAGTACACGCGCTCCGGCGTGGAGAACGACTCGCTCCGCAGGCAAGGCAACGAGCAGCGCGGACGTCTCGGCGACCGGCCGCTCGCCATCGCGCGGGCCGTAGACGAGGTGGCGGACCGGCTGGGCACGACCTCCACGCAGGTGGCGCTGGCCTGGGTGCGCGCCCAGGGTTATCGCTTCCTGCCCATCGTCGGGGCGCGCAAGGTCGAGCAGCTCGTCGACTCGCTCGGCGCGAGCGAGGTCTCGCTGAGCGGCGAGGAGCTCGCTCGGCTGGACGAGGTGAGCCGCATCGAGCTGGGCTTCCCTCACGACTTCCTGGCCACGAGCTACGTCCGAGATCTGGTGCGTGGCGAGACGCGCACGCGGCTCGACGGCCGCGCCGCGAAGGGCTGA
- a CDS encoding PilZ domain-containing protein: MDTLLVLAQLSADEERVLAAIAATSKLELVTCSKVESAIGWLDSRRPRVLVFKADLVGAERFCQTVRSKPELASTPLIALVSDLSDPFIEKLYAMGVDDAIPDRFGPGFVTRLRRLPDRIAQPPKRGVAVVAEPDRDRCNVVGRVLGNAGYQVKNALDAMSLAYYVQQHKPRLVVSSVEIGPPRELIREARRRGYAAPWIVTARRRDLPRYAEALGGLERVSVVAATSWPEVVLYAANELTRAEEEPARSEKRHLYATTVLFRSAGDESDELGFSYNVSPRGIFVRTLAPPEGERVWLELRPPKSRQRVRLEGRVTWRRPYVPTAAATGPPGFGVQISGGLSDGVAQWSEQVRAFSASAQASRLSVRRLHTARLSDARTSGEYMLIEVPSESGVPVLSAVGERRSVPPTAEAIDDEWERLTDGTGSAPPDANEEASVVDEASALAAPPLPDFGDDVAEALPDFSDDTDDEPEAAEPQRGEGSTAPASLPTVRPRQTGLRSVLGPMAIGLTAGALAAGVYFALSGPAPERAPRPAVARVAPAPSVPRVEAPPPSVAAPQPPVEARSASSSSAVPPAPSAAEPAPPDVSGLNWDQGYLTVRSDGDEDVYATGFRIGRTNQHNLSKCGLRWVRLGRGDPPRWVSPGRTVDVKCRAVTLIDLAAE; this comes from the coding sequence ATGGACACGCTGCTGGTCCTGGCGCAGCTCTCGGCTGACGAGGAGCGAGTCCTCGCCGCCATCGCGGCGACCAGCAAGCTGGAGCTGGTGACCTGCTCCAAGGTCGAGTCCGCCATCGGTTGGCTGGACAGCCGGAGGCCCCGGGTCCTGGTGTTCAAGGCCGACCTGGTCGGCGCCGAGCGCTTCTGTCAGACCGTGCGCTCGAAGCCGGAGCTCGCCAGCACGCCGCTCATCGCGCTGGTCTCGGACCTCTCGGATCCGTTCATCGAGAAGCTCTACGCCATGGGGGTGGACGACGCGATCCCGGATCGCTTCGGTCCCGGCTTCGTCACCCGCCTGCGCCGGCTGCCGGATCGCATCGCTCAGCCGCCCAAGCGCGGCGTCGCCGTGGTGGCGGAGCCGGACCGCGACCGCTGCAACGTGGTGGGGCGCGTCCTGGGCAACGCCGGCTACCAGGTCAAGAACGCCCTCGACGCGATGTCGCTCGCCTATTACGTGCAGCAGCACAAGCCGCGGCTGGTGGTGAGCAGCGTCGAGATCGGGCCGCCGCGGGAGCTGATCCGCGAAGCGCGCCGGCGGGGCTACGCCGCGCCGTGGATCGTGACGGCACGCCGGCGCGATCTGCCGCGCTACGCCGAGGCGCTCGGCGGGCTCGAGCGCGTCTCCGTCGTCGCAGCGACCAGCTGGCCCGAGGTGGTGCTCTACGCGGCCAACGAGCTGACCCGCGCCGAGGAAGAGCCCGCGCGCTCGGAGAAGCGCCACCTGTATGCGACGACGGTGCTGTTCCGCTCGGCGGGAGACGAGTCCGACGAGCTGGGCTTCAGCTACAACGTCAGCCCGCGCGGGATCTTCGTGCGGACGCTGGCGCCGCCCGAAGGCGAGCGCGTTTGGCTCGAGCTGCGCCCGCCGAAGAGCCGCCAGCGCGTCCGGCTCGAAGGGCGGGTGACCTGGCGCCGGCCCTACGTGCCCACCGCCGCGGCGACGGGTCCGCCGGGCTTTGGCGTGCAGATCTCGGGGGGGCTCTCCGACGGCGTCGCCCAGTGGAGCGAACAGGTGCGGGCCTTTTCGGCGTCCGCCCAAGCGTCCCGCCTCTCGGTGCGGAGGCTGCACACGGCGCGTCTGAGCGACGCCCGCACCAGCGGCGAGTACATGCTGATCGAGGTGCCTTCGGAGTCGGGGGTGCCGGTCCTGTCCGCGGTCGGGGAGCGGCGCAGCGTGCCGCCGACCGCGGAGGCCATCGACGACGAGTGGGAGCGCCTGACGGACGGCACGGGGAGCGCTCCGCCCGACGCGAACGAGGAGGCCTCGGTCGTCGACGAAGCGTCCGCGCTGGCGGCGCCCCCGCTGCCCGACTTCGGTGACGACGTCGCCGAAGCGCTGCCCGACTTCAGCGACGATACCGACGACGAGCCCGAAGCAGCGGAGCCGCAGCGTGGGGAGGGCTCCACTGCGCCAGCGTCGCTGCCCACCGTGCGTCCGCGCCAGACGGGCCTGCGCTCGGTGCTCGGGCCGATGGCCATTGGCCTGACCGCCGGGGCGCTGGCCGCCGGCGTCTACTTCGCGCTGTCGGGGCCGGCACCCGAGCGTGCGCCTCGGCCGGCGGTCGCTCGGGTGGCTCCGGCGCCGTCGGTGCCGCGTGTCGAAGCGCCTCCGCCTTCCGTGGCGGCGCCCCAGCCACCCGTCGAAGCGCGGAGCGCGTCATCGAGCTCCGCGGTGCCACCCGCGCCGAGCGCCGCCGAGCCCGCGCCACCCGACGTCAGCGGGCTGAACTGGGACCAGGGCTATTTGACGGTGCGCTCCGACGGCGACGAAGACGTGTACGCCACGGGTTTCCGCATCGGACGCACCAACCAGCACAACCTGTCGAAGTGCGGGCTGCGCTGGGTACGGCTCGGTCGCGGCGATCCGCCGCGCTGGGTCTCGCCCGGAAGGACCGTGGACGTGAAGTGTCGCGCCGTCACGCTGATCGACCTGGCCGCCGAGTGA
- a CDS encoding endo alpha-1,4 polygalactosaminidase produces MRHAAWMAVLLGLAALSCGESDAGGGSSGGGGAQSGGAGSGGAGGQSSGGAQSGGGSSGGTTNGGGAGGSGGSAGGGGGPSGGAGGGGGATSVWQPKPGTTWQWQLTGSIDTSVDAAMFDIDLFEANQTVIDALRAKGRVVICYFSAGSREDWRPDAGAFAASDYGKGLAGWPGENWLDVRSANVRSVMKKRLDLAVQKKCDGVEPDNVDGYANDSGFPLTEADQLDYNQFLAAEAHARGLSAGLKNALELVPELLSHFDWALNEECLSYKECALLAPFIQAQKAVFHVEYVDQSSQGAAKKSAVCGQSSITGFSTLIKTWDLDAWRLTCP; encoded by the coding sequence ATGCGGCACGCGGCGTGGATGGCGGTTCTTCTCGGCCTCGCGGCCCTCTCGTGCGGCGAGTCGGACGCCGGCGGCGGGAGCAGCGGGGGTGGCGGCGCCCAGAGCGGCGGTGCCGGCTCGGGCGGCGCCGGCGGGCAGAGCAGCGGCGGCGCTCAGAGCGGCGGCGGTTCGAGCGGCGGAACGACGAACGGCGGCGGAGCCGGTGGAAGCGGCGGGAGCGCGGGCGGCGGTGGCGGCCCGAGCGGCGGCGCCGGCGGCGGCGGTGGCGCGACCAGCGTCTGGCAGCCGAAGCCCGGCACGACCTGGCAGTGGCAGCTCACGGGCAGCATCGACACCTCGGTGGACGCCGCGATGTTCGACATCGACTTGTTCGAGGCCAACCAAACCGTGATCGACGCGCTCCGCGCCAAGGGGCGCGTCGTGATCTGCTACTTCAGCGCCGGCAGCCGCGAGGACTGGCGACCAGACGCGGGCGCGTTCGCTGCCAGCGACTACGGCAAAGGGCTCGCCGGCTGGCCCGGGGAGAACTGGCTCGACGTGCGCTCGGCGAACGTGCGCAGCGTGATGAAGAAGCGCCTGGACCTGGCGGTGCAGAAGAAGTGCGACGGCGTCGAGCCGGACAACGTGGACGGCTACGCGAACGACTCCGGCTTCCCCCTCACCGAGGCGGACCAGCTCGACTACAACCAGTTCCTGGCCGCCGAAGCCCACGCCCGGGGCCTGTCGGCGGGCCTGAAGAACGCGCTCGAGCTGGTGCCCGAGCTCCTCTCGCACTTCGACTGGGCGCTGAACGAGGAGTGCCTCTCCTACAAGGAGTGCGCGCTGCTCGCGCCGTTCATCCAGGCCCAGAAGGCCGTGTTCCACGTCGAGTACGTGGATCAGTCGAGCCAGGGAGCCGCCAAGAAGAGCGCGGTGTGCGGGCAGAGCAGCATCACGGGCTTCTCGACGCTGATCAAGACCTGGGACCTGGACGCCTGGCGCTTGACCTGTCCGTAG
- a CDS encoding WD40 repeat domain-containing protein, with protein sequence MRTLVALLLSSALAACAAGGASPASAAPGKKAAAKAAPPGRPARPASIGAANADRVKKAWEVAAGGFGRAVAVSTRLGKIASANKEGVELFELGTGRSLGKVQRCRDVVRGGLAFHGADLVIVCEKSVVLIDAAKRTSRPDPAVHASRVTAAALVGSRLVLGHYDGVIRIYGLDGSAGAEVRVPGPPIDVKSLALTRDGSRLAVAWVQGSVWWWEITKPDAPHDLVRNDGESDALAFSDDGALLAEEGAPNTTTLWELGATSTAKAKLKNGNWVKRILFTRDGKWLVRAGSDGLELAEISGPKRIALDTRDPVEDAALDESGSVLAAVDRQGRLTAWMVR encoded by the coding sequence TTGCGCACCCTGGTTGCCCTGCTCCTGTCCTCCGCGTTGGCAGCCTGCGCCGCGGGCGGTGCCTCGCCGGCCTCGGCCGCCCCCGGCAAGAAGGCCGCGGCGAAGGCCGCTCCGCCGGGCCGCCCCGCGCGCCCAGCGAGCATCGGCGCCGCCAACGCCGACCGCGTGAAGAAGGCCTGGGAGGTCGCCGCCGGCGGCTTCGGCCGCGCCGTCGCGGTCAGCACGCGACTCGGCAAGATAGCCTCTGCCAACAAGGAGGGCGTCGAGCTGTTCGAGCTCGGCACCGGCAGGTCGCTGGGGAAGGTGCAGCGCTGTCGCGACGTGGTGCGCGGTGGGCTCGCGTTCCACGGCGCCGATCTGGTGATCGTGTGCGAGAAGTCCGTCGTGCTGATCGACGCCGCGAAGCGCACGTCGAGACCGGACCCGGCGGTCCACGCCTCGCGCGTCACCGCCGCCGCTCTCGTGGGCTCGCGTCTGGTGCTGGGCCACTACGACGGCGTGATCCGCATCTACGGGCTCGACGGCTCCGCCGGCGCCGAGGTCCGCGTGCCCGGCCCGCCCATCGACGTGAAGAGCCTGGCCCTGACCCGCGACGGCTCGCGGCTCGCGGTGGCCTGGGTGCAGGGCTCCGTGTGGTGGTGGGAGATCACCAAGCCCGACGCGCCCCACGACCTGGTGCGCAACGACGGGGAGTCGGACGCGCTCGCCTTCAGCGACGACGGCGCGCTCCTGGCGGAGGAGGGCGCCCCGAACACCACCACCCTGTGGGAGCTCGGCGCGACCTCGACCGCCAAGGCGAAGCTCAAGAACGGCAACTGGGTGAAGCGCATCTTGTTCACCCGCGACGGGAAGTGGCTGGTGCGGGCCGGCTCCGACGGCCTCGAGCTCGCCGAGATCTCCGGTCCCAAACGCATCGCCCTGGACACCCGAGACCCGGTGGAGGACGCCGCCCTCGACGAGAGCGGCTCGGTGCTCGCCGCCGTCGATCGCCAGGGCCGACTCACGGCCTGGATGGTGCGTTGA
- a CDS encoding acetyl-CoA C-acyltransferase — MATPAVFVVDAVRSPIGRFKGALASVRSDDLAAHVVAALVKRQPALCERLDQVVFGATNQAGEDNRNVARMAALLANLPYDVPAVTVNRLCGSGLEAINDAARMIALGEVEVAIGGGVESMTRAPYSMPKPEEAFPRTPPALYDTTLGWRYPNPRMKQRFELIGMGETAENVAKKYGITREEQDQFALASHQKAAAAWEANAFAGELAPLEIPQKKGASVVFERDECVRPDSSLAALAKLPAAFREGGSVTAGNSSPLNDGSAAVLLASEAVVKELGLTPLARWAGSATAGVDPSYMGEGPIPATKKLLSRVGLRVPNLDVVELNEAFAAQSLACLRGLDLDPARVNVRGGAIALGHPIGASGARIVATLLGVMKADEKAKLGLASLCIGVGQGIATLFERV; from the coding sequence ATGGCTACCCCCGCGGTGTTCGTGGTCGACGCGGTCCGCAGTCCCATCGGCCGGTTCAAGGGCGCGCTCGCGTCCGTTCGCTCCGACGATCTGGCCGCGCACGTCGTGGCCGCGCTGGTGAAGCGCCAGCCGGCGCTGTGCGAGCGCCTCGATCAGGTGGTGTTCGGCGCGACCAACCAGGCCGGAGAGGACAACCGCAACGTGGCGCGCATGGCGGCGCTGCTGGCGAACCTGCCCTACGACGTCCCGGCGGTGACTGTGAACCGCCTGTGCGGCTCGGGCCTCGAGGCCATCAACGACGCCGCGCGCATGATCGCGCTGGGCGAGGTCGAGGTCGCCATCGGCGGCGGCGTGGAGAGCATGACCCGCGCGCCTTACTCCATGCCCAAACCCGAGGAGGCGTTCCCGCGCACGCCGCCGGCGCTCTACGACACCACGCTCGGCTGGCGCTACCCGAACCCGCGCATGAAGCAGCGCTTCGAGCTCATCGGCATGGGCGAGACCGCGGAGAACGTCGCCAAGAAGTACGGCATCACCCGAGAGGAGCAGGATCAGTTCGCCCTCGCCTCGCACCAGAAGGCCGCGGCCGCATGGGAGGCGAACGCATTCGCCGGCGAGCTCGCGCCGCTGGAGATCCCGCAGAAGAAGGGCGCGTCCGTGGTGTTCGAGCGAGACGAGTGCGTGCGCCCCGACAGCTCGCTCGCGGCGCTCGCCAAGCTGCCGGCGGCGTTCCGCGAGGGCGGCTCGGTCACGGCCGGCAACTCGTCTCCGCTCAACGACGGCTCGGCGGCGGTGCTGCTCGCGTCCGAGGCCGTGGTGAAGGAGCTGGGCCTCACGCCGCTGGCGCGCTGGGCGGGCTCGGCGACGGCCGGCGTGGATCCGAGCTACATGGGCGAAGGCCCGATCCCGGCGACCAAGAAGCTGCTCTCTCGGGTCGGCCTGCGCGTCCCCAACCTGGACGTCGTCGAGCTGAACGAGGCCTTCGCGGCCCAGAGCCTGGCCTGCCTCCGGGGGCTCGATCTCGACCCCGCACGCGTCAACGTCCGGGGCGGAGCCATCGCGCTCGGCCATCCCATCGGCGCCTCCGGGGCGCGCATCGTGGCCACGCTGCTCGGCGTCATGAAGGCGGACGAGAAGGCCAAGCTCGGGCTCGCCTCCCTGTGCATCGGCGTGGGACAGGGCATCGCCACGCTGTTCGAACGGGTGTAA
- a CDS encoding radical SAM protein, translating to MIGRGPDPLSAEERAKELLKPRPRSLPIAPYAPTALRRLPLADSARDVDRAWRPIYAVWEITLACDLACRHCGSRAGHARREELSTAECLDLVRQMARLGVKEVTVIGGEAYLRDDWLEIIAEIRATGMTATMTTGGRGITPERAQAAAKAGLQSASVSIDGCEVTHDRLRGVPGSHRAAHEALKNLRQAGVKVSANTQINRLSMPDMPDVLETIAKAGAHSWQIQLTVPMGRAADEPDVLLEPYHLLELFPMLASLKQRCDELGVRLWPGNNVGYFGPYETVFRGTMPRGHLASCGAGRSTLGIEADGAIKGCPSLPTDAWTGGNIRDASLQDIWERAEPLRYTRDRTVADLWGFCQSCYYADECRAGCTWTSFTFFRKAGNNPYCHHRALELQRQGKRERLVQRDPAPGEPFDYGGFELIVEDDPNGGDRA from the coding sequence ATGATCGGCCGGGGTCCCGACCCGCTCTCGGCGGAGGAGCGAGCCAAGGAGCTGCTCAAGCCACGGCCGCGCAGCCTGCCCATCGCGCCGTACGCGCCGACCGCGCTGCGGCGCCTGCCGCTGGCGGACAGCGCGCGGGACGTCGATCGGGCCTGGCGTCCCATCTACGCGGTCTGGGAGATCACACTGGCCTGCGATCTGGCGTGCCGCCACTGCGGCTCGCGCGCCGGCCACGCGCGACGCGAGGAGCTCAGCACGGCCGAGTGCCTCGACCTGGTGCGCCAGATGGCCCGGCTAGGCGTGAAGGAAGTCACCGTGATCGGCGGCGAGGCGTACCTGCGCGACGACTGGCTGGAGATCATCGCGGAGATCCGCGCCACCGGGATGACCGCGACCATGACCACCGGGGGACGCGGCATCACCCCGGAGCGGGCGCAGGCGGCAGCGAAGGCCGGCCTCCAGAGCGCGAGCGTCTCCATCGACGGCTGCGAGGTCACGCACGACCGGCTGCGCGGCGTCCCGGGCTCCCATCGTGCGGCCCACGAAGCGCTGAAGAACCTGCGCCAGGCGGGCGTGAAAGTGTCGGCCAACACGCAGATCAACCGGCTCAGCATGCCGGACATGCCAGACGTGCTCGAGACCATCGCCAAGGCCGGCGCGCACAGCTGGCAGATCCAGCTCACCGTCCCGATGGGACGGGCCGCCGACGAGCCGGACGTGTTGCTCGAGCCCTACCACCTGCTCGAGCTGTTCCCGATGCTCGCGAGCTTGAAGCAGCGCTGCGACGAGCTCGGCGTGCGGCTCTGGCCCGGCAACAACGTGGGCTACTTCGGGCCGTACGAGACGGTGTTCCGCGGCACCATGCCCCGCGGGCACCTGGCCTCCTGCGGCGCCGGGCGTTCCACGCTCGGCATCGAGGCCGACGGCGCCATCAAGGGCTGTCCGTCGCTGCCCACCGATGCCTGGACCGGCGGCAACATCCGCGACGCCTCGCTCCAGGACATCTGGGAGCGCGCCGAGCCGCTGCGCTACACGCGCGACCGCACGGTGGCGGATCTCTGGGGGTTCTGCCAGAGCTGCTACTACGCCGACGAGTGCCGGGCCGGCTGCACCTGGACCTCGTTCACGTTCTTCCGCAAGGCGGGCAACAACCCCTATTGCCACCACCGGGCGCTGGAGCTCCAGCGCCAGGGAAAGCGCGAGCGATTGGTGCAGCGGGATCCCGCGCCTGGGGAACCGTTCGACTACGGCGGGTTCGAGCTGATCGTCGAGGACGATCCGAATGGAGGAGACCGAGCATGA
- a CDS encoding 3-hydroxyacyl-CoA dehydrogenase family protein, translating into MTEPIRSIAVLGTGTMGRGIAQLAVQRGLEARLYDVSSTQLERAVADVTAQLGKLVAKGKLTEAEQSACLGRLSSSIDLGRACRDADVVVEAAPESMDLKVKLFTEVRELAPGHALLGSNTSSLSITELGQRCAVPERTIGLHFFNPPPVMPLLEIVRGLGTSEASVERALGLAQQLGKEPIVVRDFPGFATSRLGVVLGAEAMRMLEAGVASAQDIDRAMELGYRHPMGPLKLTDLVGLDVRLAILEHLHSELGEQFRPPAILRQMVRAGRVGKKVGLGFYRWTDAGPVPAE; encoded by the coding sequence ATGACCGAACCGATCCGGAGCATCGCCGTCTTGGGGACCGGCACCATGGGCCGCGGCATCGCGCAGCTCGCGGTGCAGCGCGGGCTCGAGGCCCGGCTCTACGACGTGTCCTCGACCCAGCTCGAGCGAGCCGTCGCCGACGTGACGGCCCAACTCGGCAAGCTGGTGGCCAAAGGCAAGCTGACCGAGGCCGAACAGAGCGCTTGCCTGGGGCGGCTCTCGAGCTCGATCGACCTCGGCCGAGCCTGTCGCGACGCCGACGTGGTGGTCGAGGCGGCGCCGGAGTCGATGGACCTCAAGGTGAAGCTCTTCACCGAGGTCCGGGAGCTCGCGCCGGGCCATGCCCTGCTCGGCTCGAACACCTCGAGCCTCTCGATCACCGAGCTGGGCCAGCGCTGCGCAGTGCCGGAGCGCACCATCGGCCTGCACTTCTTCAACCCGCCCCCGGTGATGCCGCTGCTCGAGATCGTGCGCGGGCTCGGCACCAGCGAGGCCTCGGTCGAGCGAGCGCTGGGGCTCGCCCAGCAGCTCGGCAAGGAGCCCATCGTGGTGCGCGACTTCCCCGGCTTCGCCACCAGCCGGCTCGGCGTGGTCCTGGGAGCAGAGGCGATGCGCATGCTCGAGGCGGGCGTCGCCAGCGCCCAGGACATCGACCGAGCGATGGAGCTCGGCTACCGCCACCCGATGGGACCGCTGAAGCTCACCGATCTGGTAGGGCTCGACGTGCGCCTGGCGATCCTCGAGCACCTGCACTCGGAGCTGGGCGAGCAGTTCCGGCCGCCGGCGATCTTGCGTCAGATGGTGCGCGCTGGGCGCGTCGGCAAGAAGGTCGGGCTCGGGTTCTACCGCTGGACGGACGCCGGACCCGTACCCGCAGAGTGA
- a CDS encoding peroxiredoxin, whose product MTLAAGEPAPDFTLDDHLGRAWRLADALARGPIVLFFYPKDDTPVCTVEVCAFRDQHEVFLGRGAQVVGVSSDGVASHKSFAGRHDLPYTLLADPGGRVRALYGVKKTLGFFDGRVTFVINRNGRVAHVHTSALNAKSHVVAALAALERLG is encoded by the coding sequence ATGACCCTCGCAGCCGGTGAGCCAGCTCCTGACTTCACCCTGGACGATCACCTGGGACGTGCCTGGCGGCTCGCCGACGCGCTGGCTCGGGGCCCGATCGTGCTCTTCTTCTACCCGAAGGACGACACCCCGGTGTGCACCGTCGAGGTCTGCGCCTTTCGCGACCAACACGAGGTGTTCCTCGGTCGCGGCGCCCAGGTGGTCGGCGTGAGCTCCGACGGGGTGGCCTCTCACAAGAGCTTCGCCGGTCGACACGACCTGCCGTACACCCTGCTCGCGGACCCAGGTGGGCGGGTCCGTGCGCTGTATGGGGTCAAGAAGACCCTGGGTTTCTTCGATGGCCGGGTCACTTTCGTCATCAACCGGAACGGCCGGGTCGCCCACGTTCACACCTCGGCCCTGAACGCCAAGAGCCACGTGGTCGCTGCCCTCGCCGCGCTCGAGCGGCTGGGCTGA